The proteins below come from a single Fodinicurvata sp. EGI_FJ10296 genomic window:
- a CDS encoding phosphoribosyl-ATP diphosphatase, which produces MTTHDPKAATKGDILDSIYEVIASRRGADPETSYTAKLFRGGPPKMGQKVGEEAVEAVVEIIQGKPQALAEESADLLFHLMVAWAETGVRPDDVWRVLENRMGTSGVDEKKRRGKVSEESSK; this is translated from the coding sequence ATGACAACACATGATCCCAAAGCCGCGACCAAGGGCGACATTCTCGATTCCATATACGAGGTCATTGCCTCGCGTCGGGGCGCCGATCCGGAAACATCCTACACGGCCAAGCTCTTCAGGGGCGGCCCGCCGAAGATGGGACAAAAGGTTGGCGAAGAAGCTGTCGAGGCGGTCGTTGAAATCATCCAGGGCAAGCCGCAGGCATTGGCCGAAGAAAGCGCCGATCTGTTGTTTCATCTGATGGTGGCCTGGGCGGAAACCGGCGTCAGGCCGGACGATGTCTGGCGCGTGCTCGAAAACCGGATGGGCACCAGCGGGGTCGACGAAAAAAAGCGGCGGGGGAAAGTCAGCGAGGAAAGCAGCAAATGA
- a CDS encoding histidine triad nucleotide-binding protein translates to MTRDYDDTNIFARILRGEIPCDKVFEDEHVLAFKDIQPRAPVHVLVIPKGRYRSFADFSANASEDEVVALIRAAGRIAKEMGVEDPGYRLLSNVGDDGGQEVPHLHFHIFGGRALGAMLPSAD, encoded by the coding sequence ATGACGAGGGACTACGACGATACCAATATTTTCGCTCGCATTCTCAGGGGCGAAATCCCTTGCGACAAGGTTTTCGAGGACGAGCATGTACTGGCGTTCAAGGATATCCAGCCACGCGCGCCTGTTCACGTTCTGGTAATCCCAAAGGGCCGCTACAGGTCGTTCGCCGATTTCAGCGCCAATGCATCAGAAGACGAAGTCGTCGCGCTTATTCGGGCGGCCGGCCGCATTGCGAAAGAAATGGGTGTCGAAGATCCCGGCTATCGGCTTTTGAGCAATGTCGGCGACGACGGCGGGCAGGAAGTGCCACACCTGCACTTTCACATTTTTGGTGGACGGGCTCTGGGCGCGATGCTGCCGAGTGCCGATTAG
- the pnp gene encoding polyribonucleotide nucleotidyltransferase: MFDIHRKEIEWGGRPLILESGKIARQADGAVLVTYGETTVLCTAVAQKSAKPGIDFFPLTVNYQEKAFAAGKIPGGFFKREGRPAEKETLTSRLIDRPIRPLFAKGFSNETQVICTVLSHDLENDPDIVAMIGASAALTLSGIPFLGPIAGARVGYIDGKYVLNPRLDELPNSALDLVVAGTDQGVMMVESEAHELSEDVMLGAVTFGHEQMIPVIDAIIDLAEECAKEPWAVPTSDTSAVREKLMTAVGDKLRKAYRITAKQERTDAVAGVKQEAMAAIADDDAALASFSSVMKALESDIVRSNILETGQRIDGRDTRTVRPIVSEVGVLPRLHGSALFTRGETQALVVTTLGTGSDEQIIDQLEGSYREHFMLHYNFPPYSVGEAQFMKPPGRREIGHGKLAYRAINPIMPAKEDFPYTIRVVSEITESNGSSSMATVCGTSLSMMDAGVPIKRPAAGIAMGLIKEGDKYAVISDILGDEDHLGDMDFKVAGTDAGITALQMDIKITSITKEIMEVALNQARDGRIHILGEMAKALDTSRGEVNQNAPRITTLQVPKDKIREVIGTGGKVIREIVDTTGAKVDIDDDGTVKVASTDAEAAQRAIDWIQSIVAVPEIGKIYTGKVVRCMDFGAFVNFLGSRDGLVHISELRPERVKAVSDVVAEGDSVKVVVIGFDDRGKVKLSMKRVDQETGEFIEGETAS, translated from the coding sequence ATGTTCGACATTCACCGCAAGGAAATCGAGTGGGGCGGACGCCCGCTGATTCTCGAATCCGGCAAGATCGCCCGTCAGGCCGACGGCGCCGTGCTGGTGACCTACGGCGAAACCACGGTATTGTGCACCGCCGTGGCCCAGAAGTCCGCGAAGCCCGGGATTGATTTCTTTCCGCTGACGGTGAACTACCAGGAAAAGGCGTTTGCCGCAGGCAAGATCCCCGGCGGATTCTTCAAGAGAGAAGGACGTCCGGCCGAGAAGGAAACACTGACTTCCCGTCTGATCGACCGTCCCATTCGTCCGCTGTTCGCCAAGGGGTTCTCCAACGAGACCCAGGTCATCTGCACCGTGCTGAGTCACGACCTTGAGAACGATCCCGATATCGTCGCCATGATCGGCGCCTCTGCGGCGCTCACCCTGTCGGGAATCCCGTTCCTCGGCCCGATTGCCGGCGCCCGCGTCGGCTATATTGACGGCAAATACGTCCTGAACCCGCGCCTCGACGAGCTGCCGAACAGCGCGCTCGATCTGGTTGTCGCCGGGACGGACCAGGGCGTCATGATGGTCGAGTCCGAAGCTCACGAGCTGTCCGAGGACGTCATGCTGGGCGCCGTCACGTTCGGCCACGAACAGATGATCCCGGTCATCGACGCGATCATCGATCTGGCCGAAGAATGCGCCAAGGAACCCTGGGCGGTTCCGACGTCGGATACCTCCGCCGTTCGGGAAAAGCTGATGACCGCTGTCGGCGACAAGCTGCGCAAGGCTTATCGGATCACGGCGAAGCAGGAACGCACGGACGCGGTTGCCGGCGTCAAGCAGGAAGCCATGGCCGCCATCGCAGACGACGATGCCGCGCTGGCGTCCTTTTCGTCGGTGATGAAGGCGCTGGAAAGCGACATCGTCCGCTCCAACATCCTGGAAACCGGTCAGCGGATCGACGGCCGCGATACCCGCACGGTGCGGCCGATCGTTTCCGAGGTCGGCGTTCTGCCGCGTCTCCACGGTTCAGCCCTGTTCACGCGCGGCGAAACGCAGGCTCTGGTGGTGACCACGCTTGGCACCGGCTCGGACGAACAGATCATCGACCAGCTCGAAGGCAGCTACCGCGAACACTTCATGCTGCACTACAACTTCCCGCCCTACTCGGTCGGCGAAGCGCAGTTCATGAAGCCGCCCGGCCGCCGCGAGATCGGCCACGGCAAGCTGGCTTACCGGGCGATCAACCCGATCATGCCGGCGAAGGAAGATTTCCCCTATACCATTCGCGTGGTGTCGGAAATCACGGAGTCCAACGGCTCGTCGTCGATGGCCACCGTCTGCGGCACATCATTGTCAATGATGGACGCGGGTGTCCCGATCAAGCGGCCGGCAGCCGGGATCGCCATGGGGCTGATCAAGGAAGGCGACAAATACGCCGTCATCAGCGACATTCTCGGCGACGAAGACCACCTGGGCGACATGGACTTCAAGGTGGCCGGGACGGATGCCGGCATCACCGCGCTCCAGATGGACATCAAGATCACGTCGATCACCAAGGAAATCATGGAAGTCGCGCTCAACCAGGCGCGCGACGGCCGGATCCACATTCTTGGTGAGATGGCCAAGGCACTCGACACCTCACGTGGAGAGGTCAACCAGAACGCACCGCGCATCACCACCCTGCAGGTGCCCAAGGACAAGATCCGCGAAGTGATCGGCACCGGCGGCAAGGTGATCCGTGAAATCGTCGATACCACCGGCGCCAAGGTCGATATCGATGACGATGGCACGGTAAAGGTCGCCTCGACGGACGCCGAAGCCGCGCAAAGGGCGATCGACTGGATTCAGTCCATCGTTGCCGTCCCTGAGATCGGCAAGATCTACACCGGCAAGGTCGTCCGGTGCATGGACTTCGGTGCCTTCGTCAACTTCCTCGGCTCGCGGGATGGATTGGTGCACATTTCCGAACTGCGCCCGGAACGGGTCAAGGCCGTCTCCGACGTTGTCGCCGAGGGCGATTCGGTGAAGGTGGTCGTGATCGGCTTCGACGATCGCGGAAAAGTGAAGCTGTCGATGAAGCGCGTCGATCAGGAAACCGGCGAATTCATCGAAGGAGAAACGGCCTCCTGA
- the rpsO gene encoding 30S ribosomal protein S15: MSITQERKQELIKEFAKDDKDTGSPEVQVAILTERITNLTEHLKVHKQDYHSRRGLLMMVGLRRRLLDYLRRKEKARYDTVVQRLKLRR; the protein is encoded by the coding sequence ATGTCGATCACCCAGGAACGGAAACAGGAACTCATCAAAGAGTTCGCCAAGGACGACAAGGACACCGGTTCGCCGGAGGTCCAGGTGGCCATTCTGACCGAACGGATCACCAATCTGACCGAACACCTCAAGGTCCACAAGCAGGACTACCACAGCCGTCGCGGTCTGCTCATGATGGTCGGATTGCGTCGACGTCTGCTGGATTATCTGCGGCGCAAGGAAAAGGCCCGCTACGACACCGTCGTACAGCGGCTGAAGCTCCGTCGCTAA
- the truB gene encoding tRNA pseudouridine(55) synthase TruB, which translates to MGRKNKGRPVHGWIAFDKPADMTSTQALNRVRHLFNAAKAGHGGTLDPIATGMLPIAFGEATKTMTYTVDQTKVYRITVAWGSETDTDDREGAVTARSDRRPAREEVKAVLPRFVGTITQIPPVYSALKIDGQRSYDLAREGKTVEPKPRQVTIHSIELDDADTRSAILTVKCGKGTYMRALARDIARELGACAHIQEIRRLAVGAFTLDVAVTLDQLEASAERGTLDDHLLPVQTPLDDIPAVAVTEQEAQRLRNGQPVPLLKRSDLQRLRTLETSDDGIVLALLGQTPVALATYGAAQIQPVRLLNLL; encoded by the coding sequence ATGGGCCGGAAGAACAAGGGACGTCCTGTCCACGGCTGGATCGCTTTCGACAAACCTGCTGACATGACATCCACCCAGGCGCTGAACAGGGTGCGTCACCTGTTCAACGCGGCCAAGGCCGGCCATGGCGGCACGCTGGACCCGATCGCGACCGGCATGCTGCCGATCGCATTCGGCGAAGCGACCAAAACCATGACCTATACGGTCGATCAGACAAAGGTCTATCGCATCACCGTGGCCTGGGGCAGCGAAACCGACACCGACGACCGCGAGGGAGCGGTGACGGCGCGCTCGGATCGTCGACCCGCGCGCGAAGAGGTCAAGGCTGTTCTGCCACGCTTCGTCGGCACCATTACCCAGATTCCGCCCGTGTACTCTGCTCTGAAGATCGACGGCCAACGGTCTTACGATCTCGCCCGCGAGGGCAAGACCGTCGAGCCGAAACCCCGTCAGGTTACGATCCATTCCATTGAGCTGGACGACGCCGACACCCGATCGGCCATCCTTACGGTCAAATGCGGCAAGGGCACATATATGCGGGCGCTGGCAAGAGATATCGCCAGGGAACTGGGTGCCTGCGCCCATATCCAGGAGATCCGGCGTCTGGCCGTCGGAGCGTTTACCCTTGACGTGGCCGTGACACTGGATCAATTAGAGGCGTCCGCTGAACGAGGGACGTTGGACGATCATTTGCTTCCTGTACAGACCCCGCTGGACGACATCCCGGCGGTGGCCGTGACAGAGCAGGAAGCGCAGCGGCTGCGAAACGGACAACCGGTGCCTCTGCTGAAACGTTCCGACCTGCAGCGTCTTCGGACGCTGGAGACTTCGGACGACGGCATTGTTCTGGCGCTACTCGGGCAGACCCCGGTCGCGCTGGCAACGTATGGCGCGGCCCAGATTCAGCCGGTGCGTCTATTGAACCTTTTGTGA
- the rbfA gene encoding 30S ribosome-binding factor RbfA has protein sequence MPARKRQGRTEPTQRQLRVGEEVRHTLSAILNRNDIHDPDLDGISVTVSEVRMGPNLRSAHVFIMPLAGENRDTVLAALSRATPFLRGQIGRQVRLKFTPTLRFEIDTRFDDADRMDNLLRSLEPNVERTLADVAFGDDGIEGGIEGGNEDADGDDETVPRKDEPGREDS, from the coding sequence ATGCCGGCACGGAAAAGGCAAGGGCGCACGGAACCGACCCAGCGCCAGCTGCGCGTTGGCGAAGAAGTCCGCCACACGCTGTCAGCCATACTCAATCGAAATGACATCCACGACCCCGATCTCGACGGTATATCGGTGACCGTAAGCGAGGTCCGTATGGGGCCGAATCTCCGCTCGGCACATGTGTTCATCATGCCGCTGGCCGGCGAGAACAGGGACACGGTACTGGCGGCGCTCAGCCGCGCCACGCCATTTCTGCGCGGTCAGATCGGCCGGCAGGTACGGCTGAAATTTACACCGACGCTGCGATTCGAGATCGATACGCGGTTCGATGATGCCGATCGCATGGACAATCTGTTGCGCTCGCTCGAACCGAACGTCGAACGGACCCTTGCGGATGTCGCCTTCGGAGACGACGGGATCGAAGGCGGGATTGAAGGCGGGAACGAAGACGCCGACGGCGATGACGAGACCGTGCCGCGCAAGGATGAGCCCGGCAGGGAAGACAGCTGA
- the infB gene encoding translation initiation factor IF-2, with product MTDSKEQDRKTTLSLGGAKGKLELRKGADGNQVRQSFSHGRSKTVQVEVKRKRSLEKAVDRGPAGDLADGGAAARRSAEGGGSSGKSPRGGGKSSGSGGRTLTTAERESRERALRLMREDSESRALAAQQAAAEEAVRKQQEADAAPAEPEPTIERKPLDPATLREREMEELRHIQEEEEQKRRQAEELRQEQEDRRRREAEPEAPTPAQSREADIEADSTAPARTARPSGTARPSGPPGADTEDRGANKRGGIGKKPEKAAPTRTRTDQRRRGSKMTVTQALSGDEGKTRSLASVRRARQKNQRNEMLRQSQEKIVRDVTIPDVITVQELANRMAERAADVIKSLMKMGVMATITQSIDADTAELVVQEFGHKSRRVSEADVEIGLDAGTDDPASLIARAPVVTVMGHVDHGKTSLLDALRSTDVAGREAGGITQHIGAYMITLNTGEAMTFIDTPGHEAFTEMRARGATATDIVVLVVAADDGIMPQTVEAIRHAKAAGVPIIVAINKCDLPDADPDRVRNELLQHELVPEELGGDIQTVEVSAKAREGLDKLQEAILLQAEILELTANPDRNAEGVVIEAKLERGRGPVATVLIQRGTLRVGDVFVAGSEWGRVRALIDDRGQQIEDAGPAQPVEVLGMQGAPNAGDLFVTVDNESKAREISEYRQRKRREKDAALQAGARGSVEQIFSRISEGEAKEFPVVVKGDVQGSVEAIVSSLEKAAGDNVEVKVRVLHSAVGGINESDVSLASSTGALIIAFNVRANPQARETARRDGVEIRYYSVIYNVIDDIKAALTGMLSPVMRETFIGNAAIREVFNITKVGKVAGCMVTDGVVKRGAGVRLLRDNVVVHEGRLKTLKRFKDEVKEVREGFECGMAFENYENIQAGDVIECFEVEEVARQL from the coding sequence ATGACGGATAGCAAGGAACAGGATCGCAAGACCACGCTGAGCCTAGGCGGCGCCAAGGGTAAGCTGGAGCTTCGCAAGGGCGCTGATGGCAATCAAGTGCGCCAGAGCTTCTCCCATGGCCGCTCGAAGACAGTTCAGGTCGAAGTCAAGCGCAAACGCAGCTTGGAAAAAGCCGTCGACCGTGGCCCGGCAGGTGATCTGGCCGACGGCGGTGCGGCGGCGCGCCGGTCCGCCGAAGGTGGCGGATCGTCCGGGAAGTCGCCGCGTGGCGGCGGCAAGTCCAGTGGATCGGGTGGCCGGACGCTGACGACAGCCGAACGGGAGAGCCGGGAACGCGCGCTTCGGCTGATGCGTGAGGACTCGGAAAGCCGTGCACTTGCTGCTCAGCAGGCGGCGGCGGAAGAGGCTGTGCGCAAGCAGCAGGAGGCGGATGCCGCTCCGGCCGAACCCGAGCCGACGATCGAGCGCAAGCCCCTTGATCCCGCGACGCTGCGCGAACGGGAAATGGAAGAACTCCGCCATATCCAGGAGGAGGAAGAACAGAAGCGCCGTCAGGCCGAGGAACTCCGGCAAGAGCAGGAAGACCGTCGGCGACGGGAAGCCGAGCCGGAAGCGCCGACCCCCGCGCAGTCCAGGGAAGCGGACATCGAGGCCGACAGCACGGCACCGGCGCGGACGGCACGGCCGTCCGGCACGGCACGCCCTTCGGGACCTCCGGGAGCCGACACCGAAGATCGCGGCGCCAACAAGCGCGGCGGCATCGGGAAGAAGCCGGAAAAGGCTGCGCCGACCCGGACACGGACCGATCAGCGTCGTCGCGGTTCGAAAATGACCGTCACGCAGGCGCTCTCTGGCGACGAAGGCAAGACACGCAGTCTGGCGTCGGTCCGCCGCGCCCGGCAAAAGAATCAGCGCAACGAGATGCTTCGGCAGTCGCAGGAGAAGATCGTCCGCGACGTGACCATTCCGGACGTCATCACGGTGCAGGAACTGGCCAACCGGATGGCCGAACGGGCCGCCGACGTCATCAAGTCCCTCATGAAGATGGGCGTGATGGCGACGATCACGCAGTCCATCGACGCAGACACGGCGGAACTGGTTGTGCAGGAATTCGGACACAAGAGCCGTCGCGTCTCCGAGGCCGATGTCGAGATTGGACTCGATGCGGGTACGGACGATCCGGCAAGCCTGATCGCGAGAGCGCCTGTCGTGACGGTCATGGGCCATGTCGACCACGGCAAGACTTCGCTCCTCGACGCGCTCAGGTCTACGGACGTCGCCGGCCGAGAAGCCGGCGGTATCACGCAGCACATCGGCGCCTATATGATCACCTTGAACACCGGCGAGGCGATGACGTTCATCGATACGCCGGGTCACGAGGCGTTCACTGAAATGCGCGCACGGGGCGCCACCGCGACCGATATCGTCGTGCTCGTCGTTGCCGCCGATGACGGCATCATGCCGCAGACGGTCGAAGCGATTCGGCACGCGAAAGCGGCTGGTGTCCCCATAATCGTGGCGATCAACAAGTGCGATCTGCCCGATGCCGATCCGGACCGGGTGAGGAACGAACTCCTTCAACACGAGTTGGTCCCCGAGGAACTCGGCGGCGATATCCAGACCGTCGAGGTTTCGGCAAAGGCACGGGAAGGACTGGACAAGCTTCAGGAAGCCATCCTCCTGCAGGCCGAAATTCTCGAACTGACGGCCAATCCGGATCGCAACGCCGAAGGCGTCGTTATCGAGGCCAAGCTGGAACGGGGTCGCGGCCCTGTCGCCACGGTGCTTATCCAGCGCGGCACGCTGAGGGTTGGCGACGTCTTCGTTGCCGGTTCCGAATGGGGGCGCGTTCGGGCTCTGATCGACGATCGCGGGCAACAGATCGAGGATGCGGGACCGGCGCAGCCGGTAGAAGTCCTCGGCATGCAGGGCGCACCCAACGCCGGCGATCTGTTCGTCACCGTCGACAACGAGAGCAAGGCGCGCGAGATTTCGGAATATCGCCAGCGCAAGCGGCGTGAAAAGGATGCGGCCCTGCAGGCGGGCGCACGGGGATCGGTCGAGCAGATCTTCTCGCGGATTTCCGAAGGCGAGGCCAAGGAATTCCCGGTTGTCGTCAAGGGCGACGTCCAGGGTTCGGTCGAAGCTATCGTCTCAAGTCTGGAGAAGGCGGCCGGCGACAATGTCGAGGTCAAGGTCCGCGTGCTCCACTCCGCGGTTGGCGGGATCAACGAGAGCGACGTTTCGCTGGCCAGTTCAACCGGCGCGCTGATCATCGCTTTCAATGTTCGCGCCAACCCACAGGCTCGGGAAACGGCGCGGCGCGATGGTGTCGAGATCCGCTATTACAGCGTGATCTATAACGTCATCGACGACATCAAGGCGGCCCTGACCGGCATGTTGAGCCCGGTCATGCGCGAGACCTTTATCGGCAATGCGGCCATCCGCGAGGTCTTCAACATCACCAAGGTCGGCAAGGTTGCCGGCTGTATGGTCACTGATGGCGTGGTCAAGCGAGGCGCCGGCGTCCGGTTGCTCCGCGACAATGTCGTCGTGCACGAAGGCCGTCTGAAGACGCTCAAGCGGTTCAAGGACGAGGTCAAGGAAGTTCGGGAAGGGTTCGAATGCGGTATGGCATTCGAGAACTACGAGAACATCCAGGCCGGTGACGTCATTGAGTGTTTCGAGGTCGAAGAAGTGGCGCGCCAACTCTAG
- a CDS encoding RNA-binding protein, with translation MNPPDSGGSDSQDDDEDDRHNPVRRCFVSGDRLDKERLIRFVTGPDGTVVPDLDNNLPGRGYYLRAERTIIEQAIAKRLFGRGARRSVTVPNGLLETIEWSLRRRCLDLIGLANRSGRAVAGYEKVRKAVADGQADILLTASDAGTDGLRRARSLASAAGPKTAEITAFTGSSLGSIFGRDVVVHVAVAKGGLATRLRRDARRYTGVALAADGGERPG, from the coding sequence GTGAATCCGCCTGATTCGGGCGGCTCCGATTCGCAGGATGACGACGAGGACGACCGCCACAATCCCGTACGGCGCTGCTTCGTCAGTGGCGACCGGCTGGACAAGGAGAGGTTGATTCGATTCGTCACCGGTCCCGATGGGACGGTGGTACCGGACCTGGACAACAATTTGCCCGGTCGTGGTTACTACCTCAGGGCCGAACGGACGATCATCGAACAGGCAATCGCCAAACGCCTTTTCGGACGCGGCGCCCGACGGTCGGTCACGGTACCGAACGGATTGCTGGAAACGATCGAATGGTCGCTCCGTCGCCGATGCCTCGATCTGATCGGCCTGGCAAACCGGTCGGGACGGGCTGTTGCCGGTTACGAAAAGGTGCGCAAAGCGGTAGCCGACGGCCAGGCCGACATATTGCTGACGGCCAGCGACGCTGGCACGGACGGCCTGAGGCGCGCGCGATCGCTGGCCTCGGCCGCGGGGCCGAAAACGGCCGAAATAACAGCTTTCACCGGCTCATCGCTCGGCTCGATCTTCGGTCGCGATGTCGTTGTTCACGTCGCTGTGGCAAAGGGAGGTCTCGCGACGCGCTTGCGCCGCGACGCACGCCGATATACCGGCGTGGCCCTTGCCGCCGACGGGGGAGAACGCCCCGGCTGA
- the nusA gene encoding transcription termination factor NusA: MELLQVADAVAREKNIDREEVLVAMEQAIQKAGRSKYGQEHDIRAHIDRRSGDIRLLRYREVVEAVEDDAVQIRLEDARSRDPASEIGGFITDTLPPIDFGRIAAQTAKQVIVQRVRDAERHRQFLDYKDRVGEVVNGLVKRVEYGNVTVDLGRAEALMRRDELLPRETYKVGDRVRCYIYDVREEPRGPQIFLSRTRPEFMARLFAMEVPEIYDGIIEIKSVARDPGSRAKIAVISHDSSIDPVGACVGMRGSRVQAVVGELQGEKIDIIPWATEPATFIVNALAPAEVTKVVLDDDQNRIEVVVPDEQLSLAIGRRGQNVRLASQLTGWEIDILTEAEESERRSAEFQQRSQDFMDALDVDDVIAHLLVTEGFTSVDEVAYVDLPELTEIEGFDEDVAVELQERARAWIDQRDNAVYEEIHDLGVAADLIELAGMDPQKLVKLGNAGVKTLDDFADLASDELLEILGEDSISTDKANEMIMAARAHWFADEGAAAETT, encoded by the coding sequence ATGGAATTGCTTCAAGTCGCCGACGCCGTCGCCCGTGAAAAGAACATCGACCGCGAGGAAGTTCTCGTGGCGATGGAGCAGGCCATCCAGAAGGCCGGCCGTTCGAAATACGGGCAGGAACACGACATTCGTGCGCATATCGATCGGCGTTCCGGCGATATTCGTTTGCTTCGGTACCGCGAGGTCGTCGAAGCTGTGGAGGACGACGCGGTCCAGATCCGGCTTGAGGACGCCAGGAGTCGCGATCCGGCCTCCGAGATCGGCGGCTTCATAACGGACACGCTGCCGCCGATCGATTTCGGCCGCATCGCGGCCCAGACCGCAAAGCAGGTCATCGTCCAGCGCGTCCGCGATGCCGAGCGACACCGCCAGTTCCTCGACTACAAGGACCGCGTCGGCGAAGTCGTCAACGGGCTGGTCAAACGCGTGGAATACGGCAATGTCACCGTCGATCTTGGCCGTGCAGAAGCCCTGATGCGGCGCGACGAACTGCTCCCGCGCGAGACGTACAAGGTCGGCGACCGGGTGCGCTGCTATATTTACGATGTCCGTGAAGAACCCCGCGGACCGCAGATCTTCCTGTCCCGTACGCGCCCGGAATTCATGGCGCGGCTGTTCGCGATGGAGGTGCCGGAGATTTACGACGGCATCATCGAGATCAAATCCGTCGCGCGGGATCCGGGCTCGCGGGCCAAGATTGCGGTCATCAGCCATGACAGTTCGATCGACCCGGTCGGCGCCTGCGTCGGCATGCGCGGTAGCCGTGTTCAGGCCGTCGTCGGCGAATTGCAGGGCGAAAAGATCGATATCATTCCCTGGGCGACCGAGCCGGCGACCTTCATCGTGAACGCGCTGGCGCCGGCCGAGGTCACCAAGGTCGTGCTGGACGACGATCAGAACAGGATCGAAGTTGTGGTCCCGGACGAGCAATTGTCGCTGGCCATTGGCCGGCGGGGCCAGAATGTTCGACTCGCCTCGCAGTTGACGGGCTGGGAAATCGACATCCTGACCGAAGCCGAGGAAAGCGAGCGCCGGTCGGCTGAATTCCAGCAGCGCAGCCAGGATTTCATGGATGCCCTGGACGTCGACGACGTGATTGCCCATTTGCTGGTAACGGAGGGCTTCACCTCGGTGGATGAAGTCGCCTACGTCGATCTGCCGGAGTTGACAGAGATCGAGGGCTTCGATGAGGATGTGGCGGTCGAGTTGCAGGAACGCGCGCGGGCATGGATCGACCAGCGCGACAACGCGGTCTATGAAGAGATCCACGATCTCGGCGTCGCGGCCGACCTGATTGAACTCGCCGGCATGGATCCGCAGAAGCTGGTCAAATTGGGCAACGCCGGCGTCAAGACACTCGATGATTTCGCCGATCTCGCCAGCGACGAATTGCTGGAAATTCTGGGCGAGGACAGCATTTCGACCGACAAGGCGAATGAGATGATCATGGCCGCCCGTGCCCATTGGTTCGCAGACGAAGGTGCGGCTGCAGAAACGACATGA
- the rimP gene encoding ribosome maturation factor RimP — protein sequence MEIDRRVEQLIAPTLADMGYEIVRLTVGGKQRPMLQILAERQDRVGMTVDDCAAISRAVSAILDVEDPITDAYTLEVSSPGVDRPLTRLEHFDRFAGFDAKIETREPVDGRKRFRGRILGTDGDAVLIAAEDVTGLPEGVEVSADAIPIDFIVRAKLLMTDALLAAGNDARKGGPDASASAPPEGPPPA from the coding sequence ATGGAAATCGACCGTCGCGTTGAGCAATTGATCGCTCCGACGCTTGCCGATATGGGCTACGAAATCGTCCGTTTGACCGTCGGCGGCAAGCAACGGCCCATGCTGCAGATTCTGGCCGAGCGCCAGGACAGGGTCGGTATGACGGTCGACGATTGCGCGGCCATCAGCCGTGCCGTCTCCGCGATCCTCGATGTCGAAGATCCGATCACGGACGCCTATACGCTCGAAGTGTCGTCCCCCGGCGTAGACCGGCCACTGACGCGTCTTGAACATTTCGACCGTTTTGCGGGCTTCGATGCGAAGATCGAAACGCGCGAGCCGGTCGACGGGCGCAAACGGTTTCGGGGGCGCATCCTGGGTACCGATGGCGATGCCGTGCTGATTGCCGCAGAGGATGTTACCGGTCTGCCGGAAGGTGTCGAGGTTTCCGCCGATGCGATCCCGATCGATTTCATTGTGCGGGCCAAGCTGCTGATGACCGACGCCCTGCTGGCGGCTGGCAATGACGCCCGCAAGGGGGGGCCGGACGCATCAGCGTCCGCGCCACCTGAAGGGCCACCACCTGCCTAG